A stretch of Synechococcus sp. WH 8020 DNA encodes these proteins:
- a CDS encoding DUF6561 domain-containing protein, which produces MPGPVVNGVRKDGLPVADQAASMKEALPFLPLLNEGTIKLILLSSGGVLMARLRNTTDPDGERAYQLIRPLSVIKANPNQPWELEPYLEGLTSQKNIVVYKAAVASILDPDPRLLQVYARNTSQECPPSETPVERLKRAFQEFTECIEGEV; this is translated from the coding sequence ATGCCAGGGCCTGTGGTGAACGGTGTTCGGAAGGACGGCCTGCCTGTCGCGGATCAGGCAGCGTCCATGAAGGAGGCCCTCCCTTTTTTGCCTCTCTTAAATGAGGGCACGATCAAATTGATTCTATTAAGCAGTGGCGGTGTCTTGATGGCGCGGCTTAGGAACACAACGGATCCAGATGGCGAAAGGGCGTATCAATTGATTCGTCCACTCAGCGTGATCAAAGCCAACCCCAATCAGCCTTGGGAGTTAGAGCCTTACTTAGAGGGCTTGACCTCACAAAAAAATATTGTGGTTTACAAGGCTGCGGTGGCATCCATTCTTGATCCTGATCCTCGGCTTCTTCAGGTTTATGCACGCAATACATCCCAAGAGTGTCCGCCTTCGGAGACGCCTGTTGAACGACTGAAGAGAGCTTTCCAGGAATTCACTGAATGCATTGAGGGGGAAGTGTAG
- the hemC gene encoding hydroxymethylbilane synthase, which yields MALEHLRIASRRSQLAMVQTNWVKAELEKAHPGLAISVEAMATQGDKILDVALAKIGDKGLFTKELEAQMLVGRAEIAVHSLKDLPTNLPEGLMLGCITEREDPADALVVNSKNAEYTLETLPEGSIVGTSSLRRLAQLRYHYPHLQFKDVRGNVITRLEKLDSGNYDCLILAAAGLSRLGFGDRIHQSIPGNISLHAVGQGALGIECVCDRPEVMELIQVLNHAPTAARCLAERAFLRVLEGGCQVPIGVNTQIKGDTIQLTGMVASLDGKRLIRDEQAGSLADPEAVGRDLAHKLKDQGAGEILQEIFEQERSQ from the coding sequence ATGGCCCTCGAGCACCTGCGCATCGCCTCACGCCGCAGCCAGCTGGCCATGGTTCAGACCAATTGGGTCAAAGCAGAACTTGAAAAAGCCCACCCTGGTCTTGCCATCTCTGTTGAAGCAATGGCGACCCAAGGCGACAAAATCCTCGACGTTGCCCTAGCAAAGATCGGAGACAAAGGCTTATTCACCAAAGAGCTAGAAGCTCAAATGCTGGTGGGCCGTGCCGAGATCGCCGTTCACTCCCTGAAAGACCTCCCCACAAATCTTCCCGAGGGGCTGATGCTGGGTTGCATCACCGAGCGGGAAGACCCCGCAGATGCCTTAGTGGTGAACAGCAAAAATGCTGAGTACACACTTGAGACACTGCCAGAGGGTTCCATTGTTGGAACCAGCTCTCTACGGCGCCTAGCCCAACTGCGCTATCACTACCCGCATCTTCAGTTCAAAGACGTTCGCGGAAACGTCATTACACGGCTCGAGAAGCTCGACTCAGGCAATTACGACTGTTTGATTCTGGCCGCAGCTGGACTCAGCCGACTCGGCTTCGGAGATCGAATTCACCAAAGCATCCCAGGGAACATCTCCCTTCACGCGGTGGGTCAAGGAGCTCTAGGGATTGAATGCGTTTGCGATCGCCCCGAAGTGATGGAGCTGATTCAAGTGCTAAATCATGCACCAACCGCAGCCCGTTGCTTAGCGGAACGCGCATTCCTGAGAGTTCTTGAGGGAGGCTGCCAAGTGCCAATCGGCGTCAACACTCAAATCAAGGGAGACACGATCCAGCTCACGGGAATGGTGGCCAGCCTCGACGGCAAACGGCTGATCCGTGACGAGCAAGCTGGCTCCCTAGCCGACCCTGAAGCGGTGGGACGAGACCTCGCCCACAAGCTCAAGGATCAAGGAGCCGGCGAGATCCTTCAAGAGATCTTTGAACAGGAGCGAAGCCAGTGA
- a CDS encoding L,D-transpeptidase codes for MRFFFRTVHTLRPVSLGRLLVSLKCTACASGLPVALLASSLLVAAPALSRSQPTHVSMAVRHPVEGRVVLDLGRRQISVVRQGQTLGPWPVAIGDPKTPTPSGMFKVENMMINPQYQSTKSGKVHPKRGPQSPLGHRWIGFLRSGPNQFGIHGTPWPHWVKTRAAVSNGCVRMLNAHVQQLYDHVEVGMAVEITR; via the coding sequence GTGCGGTTTTTTTTTCGCACAGTGCATACGTTGAGACCAGTGAGTCTTGGCCGTCTACTCGTGAGTCTTAAATGCACTGCTTGCGCTTCTGGCCTTCCAGTGGCGTTGCTCGCCTCCTCTTTGCTTGTGGCGGCTCCAGCTCTGTCTCGATCTCAGCCCACCCATGTGTCGATGGCTGTGCGTCACCCCGTGGAGGGGCGTGTTGTCTTGGACTTGGGCCGAAGGCAAATCAGCGTTGTGCGACAGGGTCAGACCCTGGGCCCATGGCCGGTAGCGATTGGTGATCCCAAGACCCCCACGCCTTCTGGGATGTTCAAGGTCGAGAACATGATGATTAACCCTCAGTACCAGAGCACCAAGTCAGGAAAGGTGCATCCCAAACGCGGTCCTCAAAGCCCGTTGGGACATCGCTGGATTGGCTTCCTACGCAGTGGACCCAATCAATTTGGCATTCATGGCACTCCCTGGCCCCATTGGGTGAAAACCAGAGCGGCCGTATCCAATGGCTGTGTGCGCATGTTGAATGCGCATGTTCAACAGCTCTACGACCACGTGGAAGTGGGGATGGCTGTAGAAATTACGCGTTGA
- a CDS encoding inorganic diphosphatase, which produces MANLDQAPSRSMPNLLHVLPAFADEAELRLNTIVELNSNTINKYELITETGHLKLDRVGYSSLAYPFAYGCIPRTWDEDGDPLDIEIVNVTEPLIPGSIVEARIIGIMTFDDGGEVDDKVIAVLADDKRVDHIKSFEDLGEQWKKETTYYWEHYKDLKKPGTCTVNGFFGTEKAVEIIKSCEARYMTDIDPKLVD; this is translated from the coding sequence ATGGCCAATCTCGACCAGGCTCCAAGCCGAAGCATGCCCAACCTGCTTCATGTGCTGCCGGCCTTTGCTGATGAGGCTGAGCTACGCCTCAACACCATCGTGGAGCTCAACTCCAATACGATCAACAAGTACGAGCTCATTACGGAAACAGGCCATCTGAAGTTGGATCGGGTTGGTTACTCGTCTCTGGCTTATCCCTTTGCCTATGGCTGTATCCCTCGCACTTGGGATGAGGACGGTGACCCTCTCGATATTGAGATCGTGAATGTGACCGAACCCTTGATTCCGGGGTCGATTGTGGAAGCAAGGATCATCGGGATTATGACCTTTGATGATGGTGGTGAGGTTGATGACAAAGTGATCGCCGTTTTGGCCGATGACAAACGCGTTGATCACATCAAGAGCTTCGAAGATCTTGGAGAACAATGGAAAAAGGAAACCACTTACTACTGGGAGCATTACAAGGATTTGAAGAAGCCAGGAACCTGCACGGTGAATGGATTTTTTGGCACCGAAAAAGCTGTGGAGATCATCAAGAGCTGCGAAGCTCGCTACATGACTGATATTGATCCCAAGTTGGTTGACTGA
- a CDS encoding carboxypeptidase M32, with amino-acid sequence MGSRTMAWDRLGDYLHQTKIIGSIASTLYWDQNTRMPSGGAAWRGEQLALLAIQLHSRQSSREYADLIQEARVEWSHSGLATTEQADRGRNLDLLEQDLGRQQALDPTLVAALATAKADGYNNWQQARADSDFGLFAPSLRSMIGLRQEQARQLAEPRSCWETLAQPFEPDLTMKRLKELFAPLRQRLPELLQRAGGQTRERALSWDLSEPAQQHLCDRLLTSWGQDASITCVARSPHPFSITLGPSDYRITTRVVPGQPLSCFLATAHEWGHSLYEQGLPDQKHQWFAWPLGQATSMAVHESQSLFWENRVARSQPFAQQWWPDFEAAGAPLPSADALWSAMNPLAPGLNRVEADELSYGLHIMIRTDLEIALLEQGLPVEELPAEWNRRYGELLGVTPSNDAEGCLQDVHWSEGLFGYFPSYLLGHLISAQLSEAMAAAIGSPEEHVRRGDVTPLLDWLREHVHPIGRAMNAEQLVQTVSGRALTSEPFLRYLEDKLDRVLATSSAAGT; translated from the coding sequence ATGGGATCCAGGACAATGGCCTGGGATCGGTTAGGCGATTACCTGCATCAGACCAAAATCATTGGTTCCATCGCGAGCACGCTCTACTGGGACCAAAACACGCGCATGCCCTCTGGAGGTGCAGCCTGGCGTGGAGAGCAGTTGGCGCTACTCGCGATTCAATTGCATTCCCGGCAAAGCTCTCGGGAGTATGCCGATCTGATCCAGGAAGCCCGGGTCGAGTGGAGTCATTCAGGGCTTGCAACGACAGAGCAGGCTGATCGCGGCCGAAACCTTGATTTGCTTGAACAGGATCTGGGCCGGCAACAGGCTTTAGATCCCACATTGGTGGCAGCGTTGGCAACGGCTAAAGCCGACGGCTACAACAATTGGCAACAAGCTCGAGCTGACTCTGATTTCGGCTTGTTTGCTCCTTCCTTGCGCTCCATGATTGGATTGCGTCAGGAGCAGGCTCGCCAGCTTGCAGAGCCGCGCAGTTGTTGGGAAACACTGGCTCAGCCATTTGAGCCCGATCTCACGATGAAGAGGCTGAAGGAGTTGTTTGCACCGCTGAGGCAGCGCTTGCCAGAGTTGTTGCAACGAGCTGGTGGGCAGACACGGGAGCGAGCGCTCAGTTGGGATCTTTCTGAACCAGCACAACAACACCTCTGCGACAGGTTGTTGACCTCCTGGGGGCAAGATGCGTCGATCACCTGTGTTGCGCGATCTCCCCATCCCTTTTCGATCACGCTTGGCCCGAGCGACTACAGGATCACCACCAGAGTTGTTCCAGGCCAACCGCTCTCCTGTTTCCTGGCCACTGCCCATGAATGGGGCCACTCCCTCTACGAGCAGGGGCTTCCCGATCAGAAACATCAATGGTTTGCCTGGCCTCTGGGGCAGGCAACATCCATGGCCGTGCACGAAAGTCAATCGCTGTTTTGGGAAAACCGAGTGGCGAGAAGTCAGCCGTTTGCGCAGCAGTGGTGGCCGGATTTCGAGGCTGCGGGGGCTCCGCTGCCATCAGCAGATGCTCTTTGGAGCGCCATGAATCCCTTGGCTCCGGGTCTCAACCGGGTCGAGGCCGATGAGCTCAGCTATGGGCTGCACATCATGATCCGAACGGATCTAGAAATTGCTCTGCTCGAGCAAGGCCTTCCGGTGGAGGAGCTTCCTGCTGAATGGAATCGGCGTTACGGAGAACTTCTTGGAGTGACACCATCCAATGACGCAGAGGGCTGTCTTCAAGATGTGCACTGGAGCGAAGGACTGTTTGGATACTTCCCTTCGTATCTACTTGGACACCTGATCAGTGCTCAGCTGAGCGAGGCGATGGCTGCTGCCATCGGTTCCCCCGAAGAGCATGTTCGTCGGGGTGATGTCACCCCTTTGTTGGACTGGCTCCGTGAGCATGTACACCCCATCGGACGGGCCATGAATGCGGAACAATTGGTGCAGACCGTGAGTGGCCGAGCCCTGACTTCTGAACCATTCTTGCGCTATTTAGAAGACAAACTCGATCGGGTTTTAGCCACGAGCTCAGCTGCTGGCACTTAG
- a CDS encoding DUF6737 family protein, which yields MNQQPVSFWSLKPWWCQPWSILLTGFVISIGSWLLLHQLWITLPTTLAIVAWWMLFLVLVPAAYSRQEDS from the coding sequence ATGAATCAGCAGCCAGTTTCTTTTTGGTCTCTCAAGCCGTGGTGGTGTCAGCCCTGGAGCATTTTGCTCACAGGATTTGTGATTTCCATTGGGAGCTGGCTGCTCCTTCATCAACTTTGGATCACGCTTCCCACCACCCTGGCGATTGTGGCTTGGTGGATGTTGTTTTTGGTGCTTGTGCCTGCTGCTTACAGCAGGCAAGAGGACTCTTGA
- a CDS encoding 4a-hydroxytetrahydrobiopterin dehydratase: MSKQAVLLDDAARQNLCSSCPAWTIASDGLEREWRFHSFVEAFGFMTQVALLAERANHHPEWSNVYNRVTIRLTTHDLGGLSSRDAELAQAIDGLSPIL, encoded by the coding sequence ATGTCAAAGCAAGCTGTTTTGCTCGATGACGCTGCACGCCAGAACCTCTGCTCCTCTTGCCCTGCCTGGACCATTGCTTCTGATGGGTTGGAACGAGAGTGGCGCTTTCACTCTTTTGTTGAAGCGTTCGGCTTCATGACACAAGTTGCATTGCTCGCAGAACGCGCCAATCACCATCCCGAGTGGAGCAATGTTTACAACCGTGTCACCATTCGACTCACGACCCATGATCTTGGTGGACTTTCCAGCCGTGATGCCGAATTAGCCCAAGCGATCGACGGCCTCTCTCCAATCCTTTAA
- a CDS encoding CobW family GTP-binding protein, with protein MSETASNPRIKTNGTPVTILTGFLGAGKTTLLNHILSNQDGLKTAVLVNEFGEIGIDNDLVVSTSADMVELSNGCICCTINGELLEAVERILQRPEPLDYLVVETTGLADPLPIAMTFLGSELRDQTRLDSIITLIDAENCNARVFESEVGRSQIIYGDILLLNKTDLVSTERVKELEESLRDIKKDARILHSVKGHVPLPLLMSVGLFESDRVSNTADHDHGAHDHAHHDHSHAHHGHEDHLDIEGYTSLSFSSDGPFSLRKFQNFLDNQLPESVFRAKGILWFNESEKRHVFHLAGKRFSIDDSDWNGKRKNHLVLIGQEMDHNALREQLQECVATDSGKVST; from the coding sequence ATGTCAGAGACTGCTTCGAACCCGAGGATTAAAACCAACGGCACACCTGTCACGATTCTCACTGGATTTCTAGGCGCCGGTAAGACCACTCTTCTCAACCACATTCTCAGCAATCAAGACGGGCTCAAAACTGCCGTGCTCGTGAACGAGTTTGGAGAGATTGGGATTGATAACGATCTCGTGGTGAGCACCAGTGCAGACATGGTGGAACTCAGCAATGGCTGTATCTGCTGCACGATTAATGGTGAATTATTGGAAGCCGTCGAGCGAATACTGCAGCGCCCTGAACCTTTGGACTATCTGGTTGTAGAGACCACAGGTCTTGCCGATCCACTTCCTATAGCCATGACATTTCTGGGCAGCGAGCTTCGAGACCAGACCAGGCTGGATTCAATCATCACCCTGATTGATGCTGAAAATTGCAATGCTCGCGTTTTTGAGAGTGAGGTAGGGCGCTCTCAAATCATTTACGGAGATATCCTCCTCCTAAACAAAACGGATTTGGTATCAACAGAACGGGTCAAAGAGTTAGAAGAAAGCCTGCGCGATATCAAAAAAGATGCACGTATTCTTCATTCCGTAAAAGGACATGTTCCCCTGCCTTTATTGATGAGTGTTGGATTGTTTGAAAGCGATCGTGTTTCGAATACTGCCGATCACGACCATGGAGCCCACGATCACGCGCATCACGACCACAGCCACGCGCACCATGGCCATGAGGACCATCTCGACATCGAGGGCTACACCTCACTTTCATTCAGTAGCGACGGTCCCTTCTCCCTTCGCAAATTTCAGAACTTCCTCGACAATCAATTACCAGAAAGCGTGTTTCGCGCCAAAGGCATCCTTTGGTTCAACGAAAGCGAAAAGCGTCATGTTTTCCACCTAGCTGGAAAACGCTTCTCTATCGATGACAGCGATTGGAATGGCAAACGCAAAAACCATCTGGTGTTGATTGGTCAGGAGATGGACCACAACGCCCTAAGAGAGCAGCTTCAAGAGTGCGTCGCCACCGACTCTGGCAAGGTCTCCACCTAA